The following are from one region of the Heterodontus francisci isolate sHetFra1 chromosome 34, sHetFra1.hap1, whole genome shotgun sequence genome:
- the LOC137349086 gene encoding zinc finger protein 239-like, which produces MCGKGFIELSSLHRHMRVHTGERPFTCSMCRKGFTKLSSLHRHMRVHTGERPFPCSVCGKEFTQSSTLLKHQRVHTGERPSICSMCGKGFIESSRLVEHQRIHTGERPFTCSICGRGFTQSSNLLRHQRVHTGERPFTCSVCGKGFKQKSNLLSHQRLHTGERPYPCSVCGKEFTRYSTLLTHQRVHTGESCSPAPCVGRDSHINPTC; this is translated from the coding sequence atgtgcggGAAGGGATTCATAGAGTTATCCAGTCTCCACAGGCACatgcgagttcatactggggagaggccgttcacctgttcaATGTGCAGGAAGGGATTCACAAAGTTATCCAGTCTCCACAGGCAcatgcgagttcacactggggagaggcccttcccctgctccgtgtgtgggaaggaattcacccagtcatccaccctgctaaaacaccagagagttcacactggggagaggccgtccatctgctcaatgtgtgggaagggatttatcgAGTCCTCCCGACTGGTggaacaccagcgaattcacactggggagagaccattcacctgctccatttgtgggaggggattcactcagtcatccaacctgctgagacaccagagagttcacactggggaaagaccgttcacctgctccgtgtgtgggaagggattcaaacaAAAATCAAACCTGCTGTCACACCAGcggcttcacactggggagaggccatacccctgctccgtgtgtgggaaggaattcactcgGTATTCCACCCTGCTAACCCACCAaagagttcatactggggagagctgttcacctgctccatgtgtgggaagggattcacacaTAAATCCAACTTGCTGA